One Coleofasciculus sp. FACHB-1120 DNA window includes the following coding sequences:
- a CDS encoding thermonuclease family protein — MTGTRKLIQNSLVWTGAVVLILGLVGCEAIFGSPTYPVKRVSDGDTLAVTDRSGKNINVRFACVDAPEVPHSSKEKASKKAADQNQFKWGIKTQQRLQELVQQGGDRVRLTVTDTDRYGRKVSEVRLPDGTFIQEVLAKEGLVLVYRQYLKDCPSAAIVEQAEAEAKKSRRGIWRDSKFLPPWEYRSESK; from the coding sequence ATGACCGGCACTCGCAAACTTATCCAAAACTCTCTCGTCTGGACTGGTGCAGTTGTTCTCATCCTTGGATTGGTGGGATGTGAAGCTATTTTTGGTTCTCCTACTTACCCGGTTAAGCGAGTCAGCGATGGAGATACTCTTGCCGTGACGGATCGCAGTGGGAAAAACATCAACGTGCGCTTTGCTTGTGTGGATGCTCCGGAAGTTCCCCATTCCAGTAAGGAAAAGGCAAGCAAAAAAGCAGCAGATCAAAACCAATTCAAGTGGGGAATAAAAACCCAGCAGCGATTACAAGAATTGGTACAGCAAGGAGGCGATCGCGTTCGCTTAACTGTAACCGATACTGACAGATATGGGCGCAAAGTTAGCGAAGTGCGCCTGCCCGATGGCACTTTTATTCAGGAAGTGTTGGCAAAAGAGGGACTGGTTCTGGTGTATCGTCAATATCTAAAAGATTGCCCTAGCGCTGCTATCGTTGAGCAAGCAGAAGCTGAGGCGAAAAAGAGTCGGCGCGGCATTTGGCGTGACTCCAAATTTCTGCCGCCGTGGGAGTATCGCAGTGAGAGTAAGTAG
- a CDS encoding GAF domain-containing sensor histidine kinase, which yields MAAPESRLFCRLDGLTPAAREKQRFTALGEFGLLEAEMVPVFEEATQTAARFLEAPICILSLMAQDKQRIKAAVGLSRLGLMNDLATSRQLPRHQSLCAYVVDSHQVLIAGDTLTNRAFAETALVQHYGIRAYLGAPLLSSTGICLGTLAVMDLVPRNFTSKDIDFLELMARWSLSEFERNRLFLETRQLGPVEHRTNSSHWFAKPSPNGQSGLGKEVELDYNAASTNANADEVLSLTRSTPSPSATSSVKVKLLSQLSQELRTPLTSIMGMASVLGREVYGPLTTKQKEYLEIIHNSGQHLVSLVDEILSLGGLDEFSQKLDFTSVDIEMLCQQAINNLQQIASGRQQQIRLSVEPGKRIWLLDKDKVRQILYYLIFNLINSGNAGGVVRIHVSRKIEKLNIAVWVSHPWLGDGLPQIEFYAQSDMSPNHHSEPAFSEASVAYIQEPSSVPSLMSTNQLLLKGSRAGNSAVPEGLSHLSVGNGSRESLGLLLSCLLAEIHGGHISVQGSPEAGYRYVVSLPQVDALETIGDD from the coding sequence ATGGCAGCCCCAGAAAGCAGACTTTTTTGTCGTTTGGATGGTTTGACACCGGCAGCACGAGAAAAACAAAGGTTCACTGCTTTGGGAGAATTCGGTCTACTTGAAGCAGAGATGGTTCCAGTGTTCGAGGAAGCTACTCAAACAGCAGCCCGATTTTTGGAAGCGCCGATTTGCATTTTAAGCTTAATGGCTCAAGACAAGCAGCGGATCAAAGCAGCTGTGGGTTTATCACGATTAGGGTTGATGAACGATCTCGCCACGTCCCGGCAACTCCCACGCCATCAATCTTTGTGCGCTTATGTGGTTGATAGTCATCAAGTTTTGATTGCTGGCGATACGCTAACAAATCGAGCTTTTGCGGAAACTGCTCTTGTGCAGCACTATGGCATTCGCGCCTATCTAGGGGCACCACTGCTATCCTCTACGGGAATCTGTCTGGGCACCCTGGCAGTCATGGATTTAGTGCCTCGTAACTTTACCAGCAAAGATATTGACTTTTTGGAACTCATGGCTCGCTGGAGTCTGAGTGAATTTGAGAGAAACCGTCTGTTTTTAGAAACGCGACAATTAGGTCCTGTAGAGCATCGTACCAACTCCAGCCACTGGTTTGCCAAACCGTCGCCTAACGGGCAGTCAGGGCTTGGTAAAGAAGTGGAATTGGATTACAATGCCGCCTCGACTAATGCCAATGCGGATGAAGTGTTGTCTCTGACCCGTTCAACCCCTAGCCCCTCTGCAACTAGCTCCGTTAAAGTCAAACTCCTATCCCAGCTATCACAGGAACTGCGGACTCCACTAACTTCAATTATGGGGATGGCAAGTGTTTTGGGTCGCGAAGTTTATGGGCCATTAACGACTAAGCAGAAGGAATATCTGGAAATTATCCACAACAGCGGTCAGCACTTAGTTTCGCTGGTTGATGAAATTCTGTCTCTGGGAGGGTTGGATGAGTTTAGCCAAAAACTCGATTTCACGTCTGTGGACATCGAAATGCTGTGTCAACAGGCGATTAATAACCTGCAACAGATTGCCTCTGGGCGACAGCAACAGATTCGTCTATCTGTAGAGCCTGGAAAGCGCATCTGGTTGCTTGACAAGGATAAAGTACGGCAAATTCTTTACTACCTGATTTTTAATCTAATTAACTCAGGCAATGCTGGGGGCGTGGTTCGCATTCATGTCTCTCGCAAAATCGAAAAGCTGAATATTGCGGTCTGGGTTTCTCACCCCTGGCTAGGAGATGGTCTACCTCAGATTGAGTTTTATGCCCAGTCTGATATGTCGCCGAATCATCACTCAGAACCCGCTTTCTCAGAAGCGAGTGTTGCTTATATTCAAGAGCCATCCTCCGTGCCGTCCCTCATGTCAACGAATCAATTGCTGCTGAAGGGTTCTCGTGCCGGTAATTCTGCTGTCCCGGAAGGGCTGTCCCATTTATCGGTTGGCAATGGCTCTCGTGAAAGTTTGGGGCTGTTACTGAGCTGTTTATTGGCAGAAATTCATGGCGGGCACATTTCTGTTCAAGGCTCTCCAGAGGCGGGATATCGCTATGTAGTCAGCTTGCCACAGGTGGATGCGTTGGAAACAATTGGTGATGATTGA
- a CDS encoding DUF4114 domain-containing protein has product MKIKLISSLFAAAAALTGVISATAPASAEINWGSGNTAPTKNTLSQSDDFSNISTLIDSLNTQINKSQEKHAFPNLSLLGGQSFDLSKLTLQNNTDVRAYFVNEGADYNNQLGYQALDSNGNIVKDGLAFWELNSTESIRENQSSFTNLKQGDWVNLGNFSKGTTLNFQLNANSLYGTDNSYGIYNSAFNASNPDGLQHAKGYLFNSRYLVIGFEDLYGDGSETGVTPASDRDFNDTVFIVDIGNQSLQSVPEPSATLALVAASTLGMFGLRRRRNSQING; this is encoded by the coding sequence ATGAAAATCAAACTAATTTCTAGTCTGTTCGCCGCTGCTGCTGCCCTGACCGGCGTCATCTCTGCAACTGCACCGGCATCGGCTGAGATCAACTGGGGTTCTGGAAATACTGCACCCACAAAGAATACATTGAGCCAATCTGATGATTTTTCAAACATCAGCACGCTTATCGATAGCTTAAACACGCAGATAAATAAGTCTCAAGAAAAACACGCATTTCCTAACTTGAGCCTTTTAGGCGGTCAATCATTTGATTTAAGCAAACTAACGTTGCAAAATAACACGGATGTTCGTGCTTACTTCGTTAATGAAGGGGCGGATTATAACAATCAGTTGGGTTATCAAGCACTTGACAGCAACGGCAACATTGTCAAAGATGGGCTGGCTTTCTGGGAACTCAATAGCACAGAAAGCATTAGAGAAAACCAAAGCAGCTTTACTAATTTGAAGCAAGGAGATTGGGTTAACTTAGGCAACTTCAGCAAAGGTACAACCCTGAACTTCCAGTTGAACGCTAATAGCTTGTACGGCACCGACAACTCCTACGGCATTTACAATTCTGCTTTTAATGCTTCTAACCCTGATGGGCTACAGCACGCCAAAGGCTATCTCTTTAACTCCCGTTACCTAGTGATCGGTTTTGAAGATTTGTACGGAGATGGAAGCGAGACTGGCGTGACTCCAGCATCTGACCGGGATTTCAACGACACAGTTTTCATCGTCGATATCGGCAATCAAAGTCTGCAAAGCGTACCTGAACCATCTGCAACGTTGGCACTGGTAGCTGCGAGTACGTTAGGTATGTTTGGTCTGCGTCGCCGCCGCAACAGCCAAATCAATGGCTAA
- a CDS encoding LapA family protein — protein MPCSYLVAGTYLVAIINMKALTNLLTSLILASSIAAIALLSIQNITPVSVKFLTSQSIRMPVGVVLAFSAGAGAIGSAIVPIVWGSPSSNQSQSEDASEYADEDF, from the coding sequence TTGCCTTGCTCCTACTTGGTAGCAGGAACTTACTTAGTCGCCATTATCAACATGAAAGCCCTTACCAACCTGCTCACCTCGCTGATTTTAGCCAGTTCCATCGCAGCGATCGCACTCTTGTCCATTCAAAACATCACGCCGGTATCGGTGAAATTTCTGACTTCCCAGTCGATCCGGATGCCGGTTGGCGTCGTACTGGCGTTTAGTGCTGGCGCAGGAGCGATTGGGAGTGCGATCGTGCCCATTGTTTGGGGATCGCCTTCTAGTAATCAGTCTCAATCAGAAGATGCCAGTGAGTATGCTGACGAAGACTTTTAA
- a CDS encoding GUN4 domain-containing protein, which yields MTDQTTADLPYTSQDLTDLRCKFESGSEKTQLQLLPELLKAGNAGLEVLMEFLRNSQSAPTNLVTAKAYQTLYNANVPAATEFLQTHFPTGIIPLHSERGIDYSSLQHLLLQQDFLAADRLTLQKLCELAGTQAVQRKWLYFTEVENFPIPDLQTINSLWFLHSEGKFGFSVQREIWLSVGKDFLKFWPKIGWKSGNNWTRYPNEFTWDLSAPRGHLPLSNQLRGVRVIAALLSHPAWSS from the coding sequence ATGACAGACCAAACGACTGCCGACCTACCATACACCAGCCAAGACCTTACCGACCTACGCTGCAAGTTTGAGTCGGGTTCTGAAAAAACGCAACTACAACTCCTCCCAGAACTTCTAAAAGCGGGTAATGCCGGTTTAGAGGTACTGATGGAATTTTTACGTAACAGCCAGTCAGCTCCTACCAATTTAGTTACAGCCAAAGCCTACCAGACGCTCTACAACGCCAACGTTCCTGCTGCAACTGAATTTCTCCAAACTCATTTCCCCACCGGCATTATCCCCTTACATTCAGAACGTGGCATTGACTATAGCTCCCTGCAACACCTGCTGTTGCAACAGGACTTTCTTGCTGCTGACCGCCTAACCTTGCAAAAGTTGTGTGAATTGGCAGGGACTCAGGCTGTACAGAGAAAATGGTTGTACTTTACAGAGGTAGAAAACTTCCCGATTCCCGATTTACAAACCATCAATAGCCTGTGGTTCCTACACTCAGAAGGCAAATTCGGTTTTTCCGTGCAGCGGGAAATTTGGCTAAGTGTCGGCAAAGACTTCTTAAAGTTCTGGCCCAAAATTGGCTGGAAGAGCGGCAATAACTGGACTCGATACCCCAACGAGTTCACCTGGGATCTCAGCGCCCCTAGGGGTCATCTGCCTCTCTCAAATCAGCTGCGGGGTGTCCGGGTGATTGCCGCCTTGTTATCTCATCCCGCCTGGTCAAGTTGA
- a CDS encoding WGxxGxxG family protein, with translation MKRADLSKFIGAGVLSLSMAVLPLTVPASAQTNTDTNTTTDTVPSQDVRTVESDRNFDWGWLGLLGLLGLAGLAGRKNEETTRYRDPDPVSRTGHRE, from the coding sequence ATGAAACGAGCTGATTTGTCTAAATTTATTGGGGCTGGCGTTCTCTCCTTAAGTATGGCGGTTCTGCCTTTGACAGTGCCTGCTTCTGCTCAGACCAACACTGACACAAATACAACTACAGATACCGTTCCTAGCCAAGACGTTAGAACCGTTGAGAGCGATCGCAATTTTGATTGGGGTTGGCTGGGCTTACTGGGACTTCTTGGTTTAGCAGGTTTGGCGGGTCGTAAGAATGAAGAAACAACCCGTTACCGTGACCCCGATCCAGTAAGTCGTACCGGTCACAGAGAGTAA
- a CDS encoding adenylyltransferase/cytidyltransferase family protein produces MILGVYTLKELSQAIAADPSRWRPLVFTNGCFDLLHTGHVRYLQVAKSLGRSLVVGLNSDQSVRAIKPHQQGLPPRPIVPEQQRAEVLAALKPVDGVVIFHSLTATGLIEALKPDIYVKGGDYSLETLPETPAVQAYGGQIELVKVEIPTSTTAMINRILHSND; encoded by the coding sequence ATGATTTTAGGTGTATATACATTAAAAGAATTAAGTCAAGCGATCGCGGCAGATCCCAGTCGATGGCGACCGCTCGTCTTTACCAATGGCTGCTTTGATTTACTTCATACAGGTCATGTTCGATATTTACAGGTAGCAAAATCCTTGGGGCGATCGCTCGTCGTGGGGTTAAATAGTGATCAGTCCGTTCGTGCCATCAAGCCCCATCAGCAGGGATTGCCTCCCCGACCTATCGTGCCAGAGCAGCAGCGGGCTGAAGTTCTCGCCGCCCTTAAACCCGTGGATGGAGTAGTGATTTTCCACTCATTGACCGCCACCGGCTTAATTGAAGCACTCAAGCCTGATATTTATGTCAAAGGAGGCGACTACAGCTTGGAAACCCTGCCTGAAACACCTGCCGTTCAGGCATACGGAGGTCAGATTGAATTGGTCAAAGTGGAAATTCCCACCTCGACCACAGCGATGATTAACCGCATCCTGCACTCAAATGATTAG
- a CDS encoding DUF4351 domain-containing protein, translated as MSDHDRLFKELLTTFFGEFIELFLPEVATYLERDSIEFLDKEVFTDVTAGERYEADLIVKAEFRGQESFFLIHVENQAQYQTDFGKRMFRYFSRLSEKFDLPVYPVVVFSYNSPKTPEPNVYQVAFPNKVVLQFNYDVIQLNQLNWRDFVQQPNPVASALMAKMNIEPSDRRRVKFECLRLLATLRLDPAKMQLISGFIDTYLRLSSEEERLLRADIARIEPTEQEVIMRIVTSWMEEGIEQGKQEATLSLVMRQLPRRIGAVPPELQHRIQQLPLTQLEDLAEALLDFSSSADLEAWLHQASSELSQG; from the coding sequence ATGAGCGACCATGACCGCTTATTTAAGGAACTCCTCACTACCTTTTTTGGGGAGTTCATAGAGTTATTTTTGCCAGAAGTAGCAACTTATCTGGAACGCGACTCCATAGAATTTTTAGATAAAGAAGTCTTTACAGATGTTACTGCTGGCGAACGTTATGAAGCTGATTTAATCGTCAAGGCTGAATTTCGAGGTCAGGAATCTTTCTTCCTAATTCATGTAGAGAACCAAGCACAATATCAAACTGACTTTGGCAAGCGGATGTTCCGCTATTTCTCCCGTTTGTCTGAAAAATTCGATCTGCCTGTGTATCCTGTGGTGGTGTTTTCTTATAACAGTCCCAAAACTCCAGAACCTAACGTTTATCAGGTGGCTTTTCCCAATAAAGTTGTTTTGCAGTTCAACTATGATGTCATTCAGTTAAATCAGCTGAATTGGCGGGATTTTGTGCAGCAACCCAATCCAGTTGCTAGTGCGCTAATGGCAAAAATGAATATAGAGCCAAGCGATCGCCGCCGGGTAAAATTTGAGTGTCTGCGTCTTTTGGCTACTTTGAGGCTAGACCCCGCCAAAATGCAATTAATTTCCGGTTTTATTGACACTTATCTACGCTTAAGTTCAGAAGAAGAAAGGCTTCTACGAGCTGACATTGCTAGGATAGAGCCAACTGAGCAGGAGGTCATTATGCGAATTGTCACTAGCTGGATGGAAGAAGGCATTGAACAAGGAAAGCAGGAAGCAACACTGTCGCTGGTTATGCGGCAGCTACCACGGCGAATTGGTGCAGTTCCTCCTGAGTTACAACATCGCATTCAGCAATTACCGCTGACTCAGTTAGAGGATTTAGCAGAGGCGCTTTTAGATTTTTCATCTTCGGCGGATTTAGAAGCTTGGTTACATCAAGCGTCATCGGAGTTATCTCAAGGATAA
- the polA gene encoding DNA polymerase I has protein sequence MSQSTSASNPSNSAASSSDMRPVFILVDGHSLAFRAYFAFAKGRDGGLKTKTGIPTSVCFGFLKSLLEVIASQQPQAMAIAFDLGLPTFRHEADDTYKADRAETPEDFIIDLKNLHDLLDAFNLPIVTAPGYEADDVLGTLSQKASAAGYRVKIVTGDRDLFQLVNTAQGISVLYLGQTFWQRGSNTGPVEFGPEEVKEKLKGITPEQVVDYKALCGDASDNIPGVKGIGDKTAVKLLTEYGSLDGIYASLDEIKGAVKQKLEAGKEEAYRSQHLARIVLDVPLDVSLEDCPLKGFDNAELEPLLEKLEFRTYLSRIKQLQQAFGGVAEEAKPVESKEELEQITFDDGDSWFFSAADTEAASKADTNAASKISAQIIDTPEKLTELIKQLQSCTNPDNPVAWDTETDSLEPRDAQLVGIGCCWGIDPSEVAYIPTGHKTGENLDKTAVLEALRPILESADYPKSLQNAKFDRLVLRCQGINLAGVVFDTMLASYVLNPENSHNLSDLVLRHLELSISNYTEVVPKGKTIADMDIQTVAYYCGMQVYATFQLVLKLREKLEEVPALHRLLREVEQPLEPVLAQMEYVGIRIDPAYLQTLSQELEKDLAAIEQKAYQEAGEKFSLGSPKQLSQILFDKLKLDTKKSRKIQSGYSTDAATLEKLQGDHPLVDAILEYRTLSKLKSTYVDALPLLIRPDTQRVHTNFNQTGTTTGRLSSSNPNLQNIPIRTAFSRRIRKGFVPETGWLLVAADYSQIELRILAHLSQEPVLIEAYQQNEDIHSVTARLLLEKDTVTSEERRLGKIINFGVIYGMGAQRFAREAGVKATEGRLFIDRFNERYRKVFEYLERVKREAIAHGYVETILGRRRYFNFEGGSLRKLQGSNPDEINLDKLRNLGQADAGSLRAAANAPIQGSSADIIKIAMDKLHAVLQNYQARLLLQVHDELVLEVPPSEWEELQLKIRSTMENAVSLSVPLVVDVRAGQNWMETK, from the coding sequence ATGTCTCAATCTACCTCTGCCTCCAACCCCTCTAACTCCGCTGCTAGCTCATCCGATATGCGACCTGTCTTCATCCTGGTTGATGGTCATTCGTTAGCCTTCCGCGCCTATTTTGCCTTTGCTAAAGGGCGGGATGGAGGCTTAAAAACCAAGACTGGGATTCCTACCAGTGTTTGTTTTGGCTTCCTCAAGTCGTTACTAGAAGTGATAGCATCCCAGCAACCTCAGGCGATGGCGATCGCATTCGACCTCGGCTTACCCACTTTCCGCCACGAAGCTGACGATACCTATAAAGCTGACCGTGCTGAGACGCCAGAAGACTTTATCATTGACCTGAAAAATCTCCACGACCTTTTAGATGCCTTCAATCTGCCAATTGTGACGGCACCGGGGTATGAGGCAGATGATGTCTTGGGAACGCTATCACAAAAGGCGAGTGCCGCCGGGTATCGGGTAAAGATTGTTACGGGTGACAGAGATTTATTTCAACTGGTTAACACTGCACAGGGAATTAGCGTTCTTTATCTTGGTCAAACCTTCTGGCAACGTGGCAGTAATACAGGGCCAGTAGAATTTGGGCCAGAGGAAGTTAAAGAGAAACTAAAGGGCATTACACCAGAGCAGGTTGTCGATTACAAAGCTCTGTGTGGCGACGCCTCCGACAATATCCCTGGTGTTAAGGGCATTGGCGACAAAACAGCCGTGAAGTTGCTGACAGAGTACGGCTCCCTGGATGGGATTTATGCCTCATTGGATGAGATTAAAGGAGCGGTCAAACAGAAGCTGGAAGCCGGGAAAGAAGAGGCATACCGTTCCCAGCACTTGGCAAGGATCGTTCTTGATGTCCCTCTAGACGTTAGTTTAGAAGACTGCCCGTTGAAGGGATTTGATAACGCCGAGCTAGAACCGCTGCTAGAAAAGTTAGAGTTTAGGACTTATTTGAGCCGAATCAAGCAGTTGCAGCAGGCATTTGGCGGTGTGGCAGAGGAAGCTAAACCCGTTGAATCTAAAGAAGAACTTGAACAAATCACTTTTGATGATGGCGATTCCTGGTTTTTCAGTGCCGCTGACACCGAAGCGGCTAGCAAGGCAGACACAAATGCTGCGAGTAAGATTAGCGCCCAAATTATTGATACTCCAGAAAAACTGACAGAACTGATAAAGCAGCTGCAAAGTTGCACCAACCCTGACAACCCAGTAGCTTGGGATACGGAAACGGATTCCCTAGAGCCACGAGACGCTCAACTTGTGGGGATTGGCTGCTGCTGGGGAATCGATCCGTCTGAAGTTGCTTATATTCCCACGGGTCACAAAACTGGTGAAAATCTGGATAAAACGGCTGTCTTAGAAGCGTTGCGTCCGATTCTGGAAAGTGCTGACTATCCCAAATCGTTGCAGAACGCCAAGTTTGACCGGCTGGTGTTGCGCTGTCAGGGAATTAACTTGGCTGGGGTGGTGTTTGACACGATGCTTGCCAGTTACGTGCTAAATCCAGAAAACAGCCACAACCTCAGCGACTTAGTCCTGCGGCATCTGGAGCTAAGTATCAGCAATTATACGGAGGTGGTGCCTAAAGGCAAAACGATTGCCGATATGGATATTCAGACGGTAGCCTATTACTGCGGGATGCAAGTCTATGCCACATTCCAGTTGGTACTAAAGCTACGAGAAAAATTAGAGGAAGTCCCAGCTCTTCACCGGCTGTTACGGGAAGTAGAACAACCCTTAGAGCCAGTTTTAGCTCAGATGGAATATGTGGGCATTCGCATCGATCCAGCTTATCTCCAGACACTATCGCAAGAACTGGAAAAGGATTTAGCTGCGATTGAGCAGAAAGCTTATCAGGAAGCCGGGGAAAAATTTAGCTTGGGTTCACCGAAACAACTGAGCCAAATCTTATTCGACAAACTCAAGTTAGATACTAAAAAGTCTCGTAAAATTCAATCGGGTTATTCTACAGATGCGGCAACGTTGGAAAAACTGCAAGGCGATCATCCACTGGTCGATGCCATTTTAGAGTATCGTACCCTCTCTAAGCTGAAGTCTACTTACGTGGACGCTTTACCGTTGTTGATACGTCCAGATACCCAGCGGGTGCATACGAATTTTAATCAGACAGGTACGACAACAGGGCGATTGTCTTCTTCTAATCCCAATTTACAAAATATTCCCATCCGCACAGCTTTTAGTCGGCGGATTCGCAAAGGATTTGTGCCAGAAACTGGCTGGCTACTGGTTGCTGCTGACTATTCGCAAATTGAGTTGCGGATTTTGGCTCACTTGAGCCAAGAGCCGGTGCTGATTGAGGCATACCAGCAAAATGAAGATATTCACAGTGTCACCGCTCGGCTGTTGTTGGAGAAGGATACGGTGACATCTGAAGAGCGCCGATTGGGGAAGATTATCAACTTCGGCGTCATTTATGGGATGGGGGCGCAGCGATTTGCGCGGGAAGCTGGGGTGAAGGCAACCGAAGGCAGATTGTTTATCGATCGGTTTAACGAGCGCTACCGTAAGGTATTTGAATATTTGGAGCGGGTGAAGCGGGAAGCGATCGCTCACGGTTATGTCGAGACTATTCTAGGACGCCGCCGTTACTTTAACTTTGAGGGCGGCAGTCTCCGCAAGCTCCAAGGTAGCAATCCTGATGAAATTAACCTTGACAAACTCCGTAATTTGGGACAAGCTGACGCCGGTTCGCTACGCGCCGCCGCTAATGCTCCAATCCAAGGTTCTAGCGCCGATATCATCAAGATTGCAATGGATAAACTGCACGCAGTTTTGCAGAATTATCAGGCGCGTTTGCTATTGCAAGTTCACGATGAATTAGTGCTTGAAGTTCCTCCCTCTGAATGGGAAGAATTACAGCTTAAAATTCGTTCCACAATGGAAAATGCGGTTTCTTTAAGTGTGCCTTTAGTCGTTGATGTGCGTGCAGGGCAGAATTGGATGGAAACGAAGTAA
- a CDS encoding IctB family putative bicarbonate transporter, translating to MTVWQQFTLSSLPLYQWQSASYLHRLVGSLRSWRQSSFCVQWAEPLGALLVALVFALAPFVSTALVGVLLAACAGFWILLTLSDEAGYVPGEASKVTPIHWLVLLYWGISTVATALSPVKMAALKGWGKLTLYLLFFALMARVLRSPRLRSILIAVYLHIALIVSVYGLRQWFFGAEALATWTDPTSPMSKTTRVYSYLGNPNLLAAYLLPAIALSLAAIFAWRGWSRKALALTMFAVNSACLILTFSRGGWIGFILLLFVFSLMLLYWISEHLPPFWRTWSLPILLGSLALVLAVAILFVEPVRDRAFSIFANRSQDSSNNFRVNVWEAVVEMIRDRPILGIGPGNEAFNKIYPLYQRPRYTALSAYSVFLELAVETGLIGFCCFMWLLVVTFNQGWLQLNRLRQLGRREGFWLIAAIATIFGLLGHGLVDTVWYRPEVNTLWWMMVALIASYYTFSPGSDRTPQTITEHS from the coding sequence ATGACTGTTTGGCAACAATTTACCTTGTCCAGTTTGCCCCTGTATCAGTGGCAAAGTGCAAGCTATTTGCATCGGTTGGTCGGTAGCTTGCGAAGCTGGCGGCAGAGTAGCTTTTGCGTGCAGTGGGCGGAGCCATTGGGAGCCTTGTTGGTGGCTTTAGTCTTTGCGTTGGCTCCTTTTGTGTCAACAGCGCTGGTTGGCGTGTTGTTAGCTGCCTGCGCTGGCTTTTGGATACTGCTGACGCTCTCGGATGAGGCGGGTTATGTACCGGGCGAAGCGTCTAAGGTTACTCCAATTCACTGGCTGGTGTTGCTGTACTGGGGCATTTCCACTGTAGCAACGGCTTTGTCGCCCGTGAAGATGGCTGCTTTGAAAGGCTGGGGCAAGCTAACGCTGTATTTACTATTTTTTGCGCTAATGGCGCGGGTACTGCGATCGCCTCGACTGCGTTCTATCCTGATCGCGGTGTATCTCCACATCGCGCTGATTGTTAGTGTCTATGGGCTGCGACAATGGTTTTTCGGGGCGGAGGCACTGGCAACTTGGACGGATCCAACGTCTCCCATGTCTAAAACAACGCGAGTTTATAGCTATCTGGGTAATCCCAATTTACTTGCGGCTTATCTTTTGCCTGCGATCGCTTTGTCACTGGCTGCTATTTTTGCTTGGCGGGGCTGGAGTCGTAAAGCCTTGGCGCTGACGATGTTCGCAGTCAATTCTGCCTGTTTGATTCTCACGTTCAGTCGTGGCGGCTGGATTGGCTTTATACTTTTGCTTTTCGTATTCTCGCTGATGCTGCTTTACTGGATCAGCGAGCATCTACCTCCTTTTTGGCGGACTTGGTCGCTGCCGATTCTGCTAGGAAGTTTAGCGCTAGTGCTAGCGGTAGCGATCCTATTTGTCGAACCAGTGCGCGATCGCGCTTTTAGTATTTTTGCCAATCGCAGCCAGGATAGCAGTAACAATTTCCGGGTCAACGTTTGGGAGGCGGTGGTTGAGATGATCCGCGATCGCCCAATTTTGGGAATTGGCCCTGGCAACGAGGCTTTTAACAAAATTTATCCCCTTTATCAGCGCCCCCGTTATACTGCCTTAAGTGCTTATTCAGTTTTTCTGGAATTGGCTGTAGAAACTGGTTTGATTGGTTTTTGCTGCTTTATGTGGTTACTGGTTGTCACCTTTAACCAAGGGTGGCTACAGCTAAATCGTTTGCGACAACTGGGCAGGCGTGAGGGTTTTTGGCTGATAGCGGCAATCGCTACGATATTTGGTCTATTAGGACATGGTTTGGTAGATACAGTCTGGTATAGACCGGAAGTAAATACGCTTTGGTGGATGATGGTGGCGTTGATTGCTAGTTATTACACCTTCTCACCGGGTAGCGATCGCACTCCGCAGACGATAACGGAACACAGTTAA